A genomic segment from Streptomyces antibioticus encodes:
- a CDS encoding ammonium transporter yields MASAITLAADAPTLSSANTGFMLICSALVMLMTPGLAFFYGGMVRVKSTLNMLMMSFISLGIVTILWVLYGFSLAFGTDSGSVIGWNSDWVGLSNIGLTELWDGYTIPVFVFLIFQMMFAILTPALISGALADRVKFTAWALFIALWVTVVYFPVAHWVWGAGGWAYELGVIDFAGGTAVHINAGAAALGVILVIGKRVGFKKDPMRPHSLPLVMLGAALLWFGWFGFNAGSWLGNDDGVGALMFVNTQVATGAAVLGWLIYEKIRHGAFTTLGAASGAVSGLVAITPAGGAVSPLGAIAVGAIAGVLCAAAVGLKYKFGYDDSLDVVGVHLVGGVIGSLLIGFFATGKGQSDVEGLFYGGGLDQFWKQCAGVFGVLAYSLVVSAIIAFLLHKTIGMRVSEDEEVAGIDQAEHAETAYDFSGAGGGAARTTAVPAPVADASKKVDA; encoded by the coding sequence ATGGCATCAGCCATCACGCTTGCGGCGGACGCACCCACGCTGTCGTCCGCGAACACAGGCTTCATGCTCATCTGTTCCGCCCTGGTGATGCTGATGACACCGGGCCTCGCCTTCTTCTACGGAGGCATGGTCCGCGTCAAGAGCACCCTGAACATGCTGATGATGAGCTTCATCAGCCTCGGCATCGTCACCATCCTGTGGGTGCTGTACGGGTTCTCCCTCGCGTTCGGCACCGACTCCGGCAGCGTCATCGGCTGGAACTCCGACTGGGTCGGCCTCAGCAACATCGGCCTGACCGAGCTGTGGGACGGCTACACCATCCCGGTGTTCGTCTTCCTCATCTTCCAGATGATGTTCGCCATCCTCACGCCCGCCCTGATCAGCGGCGCCCTGGCCGACCGCGTCAAGTTCACCGCCTGGGCCCTGTTCATCGCCCTGTGGGTCACCGTCGTCTACTTCCCCGTCGCCCACTGGGTCTGGGGCGCCGGCGGCTGGGCCTACGAACTCGGCGTCATCGACTTCGCGGGCGGTACGGCCGTCCACATCAACGCCGGTGCCGCCGCCCTCGGCGTCATCCTGGTCATCGGCAAGCGCGTCGGCTTCAAGAAGGACCCGATGCGCCCGCACAGCCTCCCGCTGGTCATGCTCGGCGCCGCCCTGCTGTGGTTCGGCTGGTTCGGCTTCAACGCCGGCTCGTGGCTCGGCAACGACGACGGCGTCGGCGCGCTGATGTTCGTCAACACCCAGGTCGCCACCGGCGCCGCCGTCCTCGGCTGGCTCATCTACGAGAAGATCCGCCACGGCGCCTTCACCACGCTGGGCGCCGCCTCCGGCGCGGTCTCCGGCCTCGTCGCCATCACCCCGGCCGGCGGCGCCGTCTCCCCGCTCGGCGCGATCGCCGTCGGCGCCATCGCCGGTGTCCTGTGCGCCGCGGCCGTCGGCCTCAAGTACAAGTTCGGCTACGACGACTCCCTCGACGTGGTCGGCGTCCACCTCGTCGGCGGTGTCATCGGCTCCCTGCTGATCGGCTTCTTCGCCACCGGCAAGGGCCAGTCCGACGTCGAGGGCCTCTTCTACGGCGGCGGCCTCGACCAGTTCTGGAAGCAGTGCGCCGGAGTCTTCGGTGTCCTCGCCTACTCCCTGGTCGTCTCCGCGATCATCGCCTTCCTCCTGCACAAGACGATCGGGATGCGGGTCTCCGAGGACGAGGAAGTGGCGGGCATCGACCAGGCCGAGCACGCCGAGACCGCATACGACTTCAGCGGTGCCGGTGGTGGCGCCGCCCGCACGACCGCCGTCCCGGCCCCGGTGGCCGACGCGAGCAAGAAGGTGGACGCATGA
- a CDS encoding P-II family nitrogen regulator yields MKLITAVVKPHRLDEIKEALQAFGVHGLTVTEASGYGRQRGHTEVYRGAEYTVDLVPKIRIEVLAEDDDAEQLIDVIVKAARTGKIGDGKVWSLPVETAVRVRTGERGPDAL; encoded by the coding sequence ATGAAGCTCATCACCGCCGTCGTCAAGCCCCACCGGCTCGACGAGATCAAGGAAGCCCTCCAGGCGTTCGGCGTCCACGGCCTGACGGTCACCGAGGCCAGCGGCTACGGCCGGCAGCGGGGACACACCGAGGTCTACCGCGGTGCCGAGTACACCGTCGACCTCGTGCCCAAGATCCGCATAGAGGTCCTGGCCGAGGACGACGACGCCGAACAGCTCATCGACGTCATCGTCAAGGCCGCCCGCACCGGCAAGATCGGTGACGGCAAGGTCTGGTCCCTCCCGGTCGAGACCGCCGTACGGGTCCGCACCGGCGAGCGCGGCCCGGACGCGCTCTGA
- a CDS encoding [protein-PII] uridylyltransferase — protein sequence MTSTDMRNDAEDSGPSGYAAARLRLLTEEARSGPPRRAALSRLTDEWLTGLFTAGAEDLRGVSLVAVGGYGRGELSPRSDLDLLLLHDGGDGKAVAALADRLWYPVWDLGLALDHSVRTPAEARRTASEDLKVQLGLLDARHLAGDLGLTSALRTTVLADWRNQAPKRLPELQELCAERAERQGELQYLLEPDLKEARGGLRDATALRAVAASWVADAPREGLDDARRRLLDVRDALHLATGRATDRLALQEQDQVAAELGLLDADTLLRQVYEAARVVSYASDVTWREVGRVLRSRAVRPRLRAMLGGGKPVAERSPLAEGVVEQDGEVVLARAARPERDPVLPLRAAAAAAQAGLPLSLHAVRRLAATVRPLPTPWPAEAREQLVTLLGSGPPTIEVWEALEAEGLITRLLPDWERVRCRPQRNAVHIWTVDRHLIETAVRASEFTRRVSRPDLLLVAALLHDIGKGWPGDHSVAGEIIVKDVAARIGFDRADVTVLSTLVRHHLLLVETATRRDLEDPATVRSVAEAVGSQSTLELLHALTEADALATGPAAWSTWRASLVTDLVKRVAAVLAGDEPDEPATAAATAEQERLAIEAVATGSPVLALRAQTEPPADDTEQPPGDPEPLGVELLIAVPDREGVLPAVAGVLAVHRLTVRTAELRALDLPDGVEGSVLLLNWRVAAEYGSLPQAARLRADLVRALDGTLDIAGRLAERDAAYPRRRGVIAPPPRVTVAPAASRHATVIEVRAQDAPGLLFRIGTALDDAGVRVRSMHVSTLGANAVDAFYVTGSDGSPLPGEEATTVARKLEETLRA from the coding sequence GTGACGAGTACGGACATGCGCAACGATGCAGAGGACTCGGGACCCAGCGGCTACGCGGCGGCCCGGCTGCGCCTCCTCACCGAGGAGGCGCGGTCCGGGCCGCCGCGCCGTGCGGCCCTGTCCCGGCTCACCGACGAATGGCTGACCGGCCTCTTCACCGCCGGCGCCGAGGACCTGCGCGGCGTCTCCCTCGTCGCCGTCGGCGGCTACGGCCGCGGTGAACTCTCCCCCCGCAGCGACCTCGACCTGCTCCTCCTGCACGACGGCGGGGACGGCAAGGCCGTCGCCGCCCTCGCCGACCGCCTCTGGTACCCCGTCTGGGACCTCGGCCTCGCCCTCGACCACTCCGTCCGCACCCCCGCGGAGGCCCGGAGGACCGCCTCCGAGGACCTCAAGGTCCAGCTCGGCCTGCTCGACGCCCGCCATCTCGCCGGCGACCTCGGACTCACCTCCGCCCTGCGCACCACCGTCCTCGCCGACTGGCGCAACCAGGCCCCCAAACGCCTCCCCGAACTCCAGGAACTCTGCGCCGAACGCGCCGAACGCCAGGGCGAACTCCAGTACCTCCTGGAACCCGACCTCAAGGAGGCCCGCGGCGGCCTCCGCGACGCCACCGCCCTGCGCGCCGTCGCCGCCTCCTGGGTCGCCGACGCCCCCCGCGAGGGCCTCGACGACGCCCGCCGCCGCCTCCTCGACGTCCGCGACGCCCTCCACCTCGCCACCGGCCGCGCCACCGACCGGCTCGCCCTCCAGGAACAGGACCAGGTCGCCGCCGAACTCGGCCTCCTCGACGCCGACACCCTGCTGCGCCAGGTCTACGAGGCCGCCCGCGTCGTGTCGTACGCCAGCGACGTCACCTGGCGCGAAGTCGGCCGCGTGCTGCGCTCCCGCGCCGTACGGCCCCGGCTGCGCGCCATGCTCGGCGGCGGCAAACCCGTCGCCGAACGCTCCCCGCTCGCCGAAGGCGTCGTCGAACAGGACGGCGAGGTCGTGCTCGCCCGCGCCGCCCGCCCCGAACGCGACCCCGTGCTCCCGCTGCGCGCCGCGGCCGCCGCAGCCCAGGCCGGCCTCCCGCTCTCCCTGCACGCCGTACGCCGCCTCGCCGCCACCGTGCGCCCGCTGCCCACCCCCTGGCCCGCCGAGGCCCGCGAACAGCTCGTCACCCTGCTCGGCTCAGGACCGCCCACCATCGAGGTCTGGGAAGCCCTGGAGGCCGAGGGACTCATCACCCGCCTGCTGCCCGACTGGGAGCGGGTCCGCTGCCGCCCGCAACGCAACGCCGTCCACATCTGGACCGTCGACCGGCACCTCATCGAGACCGCCGTACGCGCCTCCGAGTTCACCCGCCGGGTCAGCCGCCCCGACCTCCTCCTCGTCGCCGCCCTCCTCCACGACATCGGCAAGGGCTGGCCCGGCGACCACTCGGTGGCCGGCGAGATCATCGTCAAGGACGTCGCCGCCCGCATCGGCTTCGACCGCGCGGACGTCACCGTCCTGTCCACCCTCGTACGGCACCACCTCCTGCTCGTCGAGACCGCCACCCGGCGCGACCTGGAGGACCCCGCCACCGTCCGCTCCGTCGCCGAGGCGGTCGGCTCCCAGAGCACCCTCGAACTGCTGCACGCGCTCACCGAGGCCGACGCCCTGGCCACCGGGCCCGCCGCCTGGTCCACCTGGCGCGCCTCACTCGTCACGGACCTGGTCAAACGCGTCGCCGCGGTCCTCGCCGGGGACGAGCCCGACGAACCCGCCACCGCGGCGGCCACCGCCGAACAGGAACGCCTCGCCATCGAGGCCGTCGCCACCGGCAGCCCGGTGCTCGCCCTGCGCGCCCAGACCGAGCCCCCCGCCGACGACACCGAACAGCCGCCCGGCGACCCCGAACCCCTCGGCGTGGAACTGCTCATCGCCGTACCCGACCGCGAGGGCGTCCTGCCCGCCGTGGCCGGCGTCCTCGCCGTGCACCGCCTCACCGTCCGCACCGCCGAGCTGCGCGCCCTGGACCTGCCCGACGGCGTCGAGGGCTCCGTCCTGCTGCTGAACTGGCGGGTCGCCGCCGAGTACGGCTCCCTGCCCCAGGCCGCCCGGCTGCGCGCCGACCTCGTCCGCGCGCTGGACGGCACCCTGGACATCGCCGGCCGGCTCGCCGAACGCGACGCGGCCTACCCCCGGCGGCGCGGCGTCATCGCGCCCCCGCCCCGGGTCACGGTCGCCCCGGCCGCCTCCCGCCACGCCACGGTGATCGAGGTCCGCGCCCAGGACGCCCCGGGCCTCCTCTTCCGCATCGGCACGGCCCTGGACGACGCGGGCGTGCGCGTCCGCAGCATGCACGTGTCCACGCTGGGCGCGAATGCCGTGGACGCCTTTTACGTCACCGGGAGCGACGGCTCGCCCCTGCCGGGCGAGGAGGCCACGACGGTGGCACGCAAGCTGGAGGAGACGCTGCGGGCGTGA
- the ffh gene encoding signal recognition particle protein, producing MFDTLSDRLSATFKNLRGKGRLSEADIDATAREIRIALLEADVALPVVRTFIKNVKERALGSEVSKALNPAQQVLKIVNDELVTILGGETRRLRFAKQPPTVIMLAGLQGAGKTTLAGKLGRWLKEQGHSPLLVACDLQRPNAVNQLSVVAERAGVAVYAPQPGNGVGDPVQVAKDSIEFAKTRVHDIVIVDTAGRLGIDQELMQQAADIRDAVSPDEILFVVDAMIGQDAVNTAESFRDGVGFDGVVLSKLDGDARGGAALSIRQITGKPIMFASNGEKLDDFDAFHPDRMASRILDMGDLLTLIEQAEKTFSQEEAEKMASKLASKKGQDFTLDDFLAQMEQVRKMGSISKLLGMLPGMGQIKDQINNLDERDVDRTAAIIKSMTPGERQDPTIINGSRRARIAKGSGVEVSAVKGLVERFFEARKMMSRMAQGGGMPGMPGIPGMGGGPGRQKKQPKQAKGKQRSGNPMKRKQQEEEAARRREAGAQGGNAFGLPQQGAQDFELPDEFKKFMG from the coding sequence GTGTTCGATACCCTCTCCGATCGCCTCTCAGCGACTTTCAAGAACCTGCGCGGCAAGGGACGGCTCTCCGAGGCGGACATCGACGCCACCGCCCGCGAGATCCGCATCGCGCTGCTCGAAGCCGACGTGGCCCTGCCGGTCGTGCGGACGTTCATCAAGAACGTCAAGGAGCGTGCCCTCGGCTCCGAGGTCTCCAAGGCCCTGAATCCCGCCCAGCAGGTCCTCAAGATCGTCAACGACGAACTGGTGACCATCCTCGGTGGTGAGACCCGTCGTCTGCGGTTCGCCAAGCAGCCGCCCACCGTGATCATGCTGGCCGGTCTCCAGGGTGCCGGTAAGACCACCCTCGCGGGCAAGCTCGGCCGCTGGCTGAAGGAGCAGGGCCACTCGCCGCTGCTCGTCGCCTGCGACCTCCAGCGCCCCAACGCCGTCAACCAGCTCAGCGTGGTCGCCGAGCGGGCCGGCGTGGCCGTCTACGCCCCGCAGCCGGGCAACGGCGTCGGCGACCCGGTCCAGGTCGCCAAGGACTCCATCGAGTTCGCCAAGACCCGGGTCCACGACATTGTCATCGTGGACACCGCCGGCCGCCTCGGTATCGACCAGGAGCTGATGCAGCAGGCCGCGGACATCCGCGACGCCGTCTCGCCCGACGAGATCCTGTTCGTCGTCGACGCGATGATCGGCCAGGACGCCGTCAACACCGCCGAGTCCTTCCGTGACGGCGTCGGCTTCGACGGCGTGGTGCTCTCCAAGCTCGACGGTGACGCCCGCGGTGGTGCGGCGCTGTCGATCCGGCAGATCACCGGCAAGCCGATCATGTTCGCCTCGAACGGCGAGAAGCTCGACGACTTCGACGCCTTCCACCCGGACCGGATGGCCTCCCGCATCCTCGACATGGGTGACCTGCTCACCCTGATCGAGCAGGCGGAGAAGACGTTCAGCCAGGAAGAGGCCGAGAAGATGGCCTCCAAGCTGGCGTCCAAGAAGGGCCAGGACTTCACCCTGGACGACTTCCTGGCCCAGATGGAGCAGGTCAGGAAGATGGGCAGCATCAGCAAGCTGCTCGGGATGCTGCCCGGTATGGGGCAGATCAAGGACCAGATCAACAACCTCGACGAGCGGGACGTCGACCGCACCGCCGCGATCATCAAGTCGATGACCCCGGGCGAGCGCCAGGACCCGACGATCATCAACGGCTCGCGCCGCGCCCGTATCGCCAAGGGTTCCGGTGTCGAGGTCAGCGCCGTGAAGGGCTTGGTCGAGCGGTTCTTCGAGGCCCGCAAGATGATGTCCCGGATGGCCCAGGGCGGCGGCATGCCGGGTATGCCGGGGATCCCGGGCATGGGCGGCGGCCCGGGCCGGCAGAAGAAGCAGCCGAAGCAGGCCAAGGGCAAGCAGCGCTCGGGCAACCCGATGAAGCGCAAGCAGCAGGAGGAAGAGGCGGCCCGTCGCCGGGAGGCCGGCGCCCAGGGCGGCAACGCGTTCGGGCTGCCGCAGCAGGGCGCCCAGGACTTCGAGCTGCCGGACGAGTTCAAGAAGTTCATGGGCTGA
- the ftsH gene encoding ATP-dependent zinc metalloprotease FtsH, whose translation MGNAVPPRRAAPDQPWRTEGTPEEPPRRSGGRRMRGRWWGLAVTAVIVFLAVYIGLNYLDSGDEPTISYTEFSRQVDEGNVEKIYSKGDAIQGQLKEAREDPDGDGEYTRFETQRPAFADDDLWQSLDRQDVTVTARPVVQQRGLLPNLLLSLVPIVILVAVWIFFARRFGGGPGGAGGMLGRKTPPKPVELLPGTQRTTFADVAGIDEVKGELDDVVDFLEHPDVYRRMGAKMPRGVLLAGSPGTGKTLLARAVAGEAGVPFFSASASEFIEMIVGVGASRVRELFAEARKVAPSIIFIDEIDTIGRVRGAGASVSGHDEREQTLNQILTEMDGFSGSEGVVVIAATNRADILDPALTRPGRFDRVVNVSPPDRGGREAILRIHTRDIPLSADVDLTQVARTTPGMTGADLANLANEAALIAVKRKQKQVTASDLSEALEKVQLGAERTLVMPEEDRRRTAYHESGHALLGMLQTGADPVRKITIVPRGRALGVTLSTPEVERYAHSEEYLRGRIIGALGGMAAEHEVYGVVTTGAENDLEQVSNIARGMVARWGMSPRVGRLSALPSDAQQAYGLSAAPATLDAIDHEMRRIVDECYEEACRKLRDHRAQLDALAEALLENETLEEAEAYRIAGITRLSKSET comes from the coding sequence ATGGGCAATGCCGTGCCACCCCGCAGGGCAGCACCTGACCAGCCGTGGCGCACCGAGGGAACCCCCGAGGAGCCCCCGAGGCGCTCGGGCGGCCGGAGGATGCGCGGCCGGTGGTGGGGGCTCGCCGTCACCGCTGTGATCGTGTTCCTGGCGGTGTACATCGGGTTGAACTATCTCGACAGCGGCGACGAGCCGACGATCTCGTACACGGAGTTCAGCCGGCAGGTCGACGAGGGCAATGTCGAGAAGATCTACTCCAAGGGCGACGCGATCCAGGGGCAGCTAAAGGAGGCCCGGGAGGATCCCGACGGGGACGGTGAGTACACCCGGTTCGAGACGCAGCGTCCGGCGTTCGCGGACGACGACCTCTGGCAGAGCCTGGACCGGCAAGACGTCACGGTGACCGCGCGGCCGGTGGTGCAGCAGCGCGGGCTGCTGCCGAACTTGTTGCTGTCGCTGGTGCCGATCGTGATTCTGGTCGCGGTGTGGATCTTCTTCGCGCGGCGGTTCGGCGGTGGGCCGGGCGGGGCGGGCGGCATGCTCGGCCGGAAGACGCCGCCGAAGCCTGTGGAGTTGCTGCCGGGTACCCAGCGCACGACGTTCGCGGACGTGGCCGGTATCGACGAGGTGAAGGGCGAGCTGGACGACGTCGTGGACTTCCTGGAGCATCCGGACGTCTACCGCAGGATGGGCGCGAAGATGCCGCGCGGGGTGCTGCTGGCGGGGTCGCCGGGCACCGGGAAGACGTTGCTGGCGCGGGCGGTCGCGGGGGAGGCGGGGGTGCCGTTCTTCTCGGCGTCGGCGTCGGAGTTCATCGAGATGATCGTCGGTGTGGGTGCGTCGCGGGTGCGGGAGTTGTTCGCGGAGGCGCGCAAGGTGGCGCCGTCGATCATCTTCATCGACGAGATCGACACCATCGGGCGGGTGCGGGGCGCGGGTGCCTCGGTGAGCGGGCATGACGAGCGGGAGCAGACGCTGAACCAGATCCTGACCGAGATGGACGGCTTCTCCGGCTCGGAGGGTGTCGTGGTGATCGCCGCGACGAACCGTGCGGACATCCTGGATCCGGCGCTGACCCGGCCGGGCCGTTTCGACCGGGTCGTCAATGTGTCGCCGCCGGACCGTGGCGGGCGTGAGGCGATCCTGCGGATCCATACGCGGGACATCCCGCTCTCCGCGGATGTGGACCTGACGCAGGTGGCGCGGACCACGCCGGGTATGACGGGTGCGGATCTGGCCAATCTCGCCAACGAGGCGGCGCTGATCGCGGTCAAGCGCAAGCAGAAGCAGGTGACGGCGTCGGATCTGTCGGAGGCGCTGGAGAAGGTGCAGCTCGGGGCGGAGCGCACGCTGGTGATGCCGGAGGAGGACCGTCGGCGGACCGCGTATCACGAGAGCGGTCACGCGCTGCTGGGGATGCTCCAGACCGGCGCCGATCCGGTTCGCAAGATCACCATCGTGCCGCGCGGCCGGGCGCTGGGCGTGACGCTGTCGACTCCGGAGGTGGAGCGGTACGCGCACTCCGAGGAGTATCTGCGGGGCCGCATCATCGGCGCTCTCGGCGGGATGGCGGCCGAGCACGAGGTGTACGGGGTGGTGACGACGGGTGCGGAGAACGATCTGGAGCAGGTGAGCAACATCGCGCGCGGGATGGTCGCCCGGTGGGGGATGAGCCCGCGGGTGGGCCGGCTCTCCGCGCTGCCGAGCGATGCCCAGCAGGCGTACGGTCTGTCGGCGGCGCCGGCCACGCTCGACGCGATCGACCATGAGATGCGCCGGATCGTGGACGAGTGCTACGAGGAGGCGTGCCGCAAACTCCGGGACCATCGTGCCCAGTTGGACGCGCTGGCCGAGGCGCTGCTGGAGAACGAGACGCTGGAGGAGGCGGAGGCGTACCGCATCGCGGGGATCACCCGGCTGTCCAAGTCGGAGACCTGA
- a CDS encoding class I SAM-dependent methyltransferase, which translates to MTPVLVRQHLSHAGPVPRADQGARARDWSEIQERMLVPLYEAVHQRLDVGPETRLLALGCGSGLALVMAASRGAALTGVEPSSPARLALARERLLPDRPDGPHNGGTHPRTGIRLTDRLPADRPDPRTPAHTLVTAFEPIGRVAGDAEALTALLTAATPLARRGAPVVLTGWGPPERCATTAVLRVAARLAEQDRGTVRLRPALRDDLEEVAQRAGLRPDGSGRVACPFGYADLDSALKGLLSTGLFDAAVTATDQAQVEKELTEALHPYRRPDGTVWMPNVFRYLIARTP; encoded by the coding sequence ATGACACCTGTGCTCGTGCGACAGCACCTGTCTCACGCGGGGCCGGTGCCCCGCGCGGACCAGGGTGCACGCGCGCGTGACTGGTCCGAGATCCAGGAACGCATGCTCGTTCCGCTCTACGAGGCCGTCCACCAGCGACTCGACGTGGGACCGGAGACCCGGCTCCTCGCCCTCGGCTGCGGCTCCGGACTCGCCCTGGTGATGGCCGCCTCCCGGGGCGCCGCCCTCACCGGCGTCGAGCCCTCCTCCCCCGCCCGCCTCGCCCTCGCCCGCGAGCGGCTCCTGCCCGACCGGCCGGACGGCCCGCACAACGGCGGCACACACCCGCGTACCGGCATCCGGCTCACCGACCGCCTGCCCGCGGACCGGCCCGACCCGCGCACACCCGCCCACACCCTCGTCACCGCCTTCGAACCCATCGGACGCGTCGCCGGAGACGCGGAAGCGCTGACCGCGCTCCTGACCGCCGCCACCCCGCTGGCCCGGCGCGGCGCCCCCGTGGTCCTCACCGGCTGGGGCCCGCCCGAGCGCTGCGCCACCACCGCGGTCCTGCGGGTCGCGGCCCGACTCGCCGAACAGGACCGCGGCACGGTCCGGCTGCGCCCCGCCCTCCGCGACGACCTGGAGGAGGTCGCCCAGCGCGCCGGACTGCGCCCCGACGGATCGGGCCGGGTCGCCTGCCCCTTCGGCTACGCCGACCTGGACAGCGCCCTCAAGGGCCTGCTCTCCACCGGCCTGTTCGACGCCGCCGTCACCGCCACGGACCAGGCCCAGGTCGAGAAGGAACTCACCGAGGCCCTCCACCCCTACCGACGCCCCGACGGCACCGTCTGGATGCCCAACGTCTTCCGGTACCTGATAGCCCGGACCCCCTGA
- the proS gene encoding proline--tRNA ligase, producing MAKAPVLTPRADDFPRWYQDLINKAELADNGPVRGTMVIRPYGYGLWERMQAEMDARIKETGTQNAYFPLLIPQSYLAREADHVEGFAPELAVVTHGGGKELEEPAVVRPTSEMIVNDYFSKWVQSYRDLPLLINQWANVVRWELRPRLFLRTSEFLWQEGHTAHATYEDARDFAAHIHRRVYEDFMVNVLAMDVVPGRKTVKERFAGAINTLTLEGMMGDGKALQMATSHELGQNFAKAFHTSYLSKEGTQELVWQTSWGSTTRMIGALVMMHGDDDGLRVPPRLAQIQVVVLAIKGDEAVLAAVRELGDRLRAAGVRVRVDDRTDVPFGRRAVDWELKGVPVRVEIGPRDLENGTAMVARRIPGGKEPVAVDRLVELVPGMLEEDQALLLRQSRERRESRTTEVSTAEEAVEAAVSGGWARIPWATLGEEGEARLAEHAVTVRCLVAEDGSVPDDGDAPGNVAVVARAY from the coding sequence ATGGCGAAGGCACCCGTTCTCACCCCGCGCGCGGACGACTTTCCGCGCTGGTACCAGGATCTGATCAACAAGGCCGAGCTGGCGGACAACGGTCCGGTGCGCGGCACCATGGTGATCCGACCGTACGGTTACGGGCTGTGGGAGCGGATGCAGGCGGAGATGGACGCCCGCATCAAGGAGACGGGTACCCAGAACGCGTACTTCCCGCTGCTCATCCCGCAGTCGTATCTGGCCCGTGAGGCCGACCATGTGGAGGGTTTCGCGCCGGAGTTGGCCGTGGTGACGCACGGTGGCGGCAAGGAGCTGGAGGAGCCGGCGGTCGTCCGTCCCACCTCCGAGATGATCGTCAACGACTATTTCTCGAAGTGGGTGCAGAGCTACCGCGATCTGCCGCTGCTGATCAACCAGTGGGCCAACGTGGTGCGGTGGGAGCTGCGGCCGCGGCTGTTCCTGCGCACGAGCGAATTCCTCTGGCAGGAGGGGCACACCGCACACGCCACGTACGAGGACGCGCGTGACTTCGCCGCGCACATCCACCGGCGGGTCTACGAGGACTTCATGGTGAACGTCCTCGCGATGGACGTGGTCCCCGGCCGCAAGACCGTCAAGGAGCGGTTCGCGGGGGCGATCAACACCCTCACCCTGGAAGGGATGATGGGGGACGGCAAGGCGCTGCAGATGGCGACCAGTCATGAGCTGGGCCAGAACTTCGCGAAGGCGTTCCACACGTCGTACCTGTCGAAGGAGGGCACCCAGGAGCTGGTGTGGCAGACGTCGTGGGGGTCGACGACCCGCATGATCGGGGCGCTGGTGATGATGCACGGCGACGACGACGGTCTGCGGGTGCCGCCGCGGCTGGCGCAGATCCAGGTCGTGGTGCTGGCGATCAAGGGGGACGAGGCGGTTCTGGCCGCGGTCCGTGAGCTGGGCGACCGGTTGCGGGCGGCGGGTGTCCGGGTGCGGGTGGACGACCGTACGGACGTGCCGTTCGGGCGGCGCGCGGTGGACTGGGAGCTGAAGGGGGTGCCGGTGCGGGTCGAGATCGGGCCCCGTGACCTGGAGAACGGCACGGCGATGGTGGCCCGCCGGATCCCGGGCGGGAAGGAGCCGGTGGCCGTCGACCGGTTGGTGGAGCTGGTGCCGGGGATGCTGGAGGAGGACCAGGCGCTGCTGCTGCGGCAGTCCCGGGAGCGCCGGGAGTCGCGGACGACGGAGGTGTCCACGGCCGAGGAGGCGGTGGAGGCGGCCGTGTCCGGCGGCTGGGCGCGTATTCCGTGGGCGACGCTCGGCGAGGAGGGCGAGGCCCGGCTGGCCGAGCACGCGGTGACCGTACGGTGTCTGGTCGCCGAGGACGGGTCGGTGCCGGACGACGGGGACGCTCCGGGTAACGTCGCGGTCGTCGCGCGCGCTTACTGA